The DNA window GACTTACCTGTTTCTGGCTCGTTCTCGTATATCATGTCATCCTCCATCAGCTTCTCCCACAGTATAAAATTCTCAGAAGTATTTGAAGAAGCTCTGACTAGTTGTTCCTGAAGGGGACCGCTTGATTCATGATCTGGCGAGAAGAGTATCTGGATTTCTGGGTCGACTGTGGTAAGCTCATCCTGAGGTTGAAGGTTCTTGCCATCAACAACTTTTCGAGTAGCATCCAGGCTGTTATTTGCAGCATTCATGGCCTCCGTTAAGTTTTCATTGCCTTGCGGGCCAGCCAACCTCCTTTTCTTTGAAACTTCACCGCTGCCTAGCGCCCTTTTCTGCTTCATTTTCTCAATGAAAAGCTGAACAAACAGAGGGTTTTTAAAAGCTTTTACCATGAAAATAGCCATATACTTTTGTTTACTCTCAGCAGTCCGTAAACGCTCTTTAACTGCGGCTAGGTAGTTCTCTGTATTCACTTGCTGCTGTTTGAGCCTCAGCAGTTCCAATTTCAAAGTATTCTGATCATTTCTCAGTTTTTGAAGCTCTGTTTCCGATATATATTTTGCAGAATCTAGCCAGGGCTGCCCAGCTCCTTGATGCTGCAACATTTGGGAATGTTGCTTTCTCCTCTTGATATTTTTCAGCAAATGCTTCTTCCCTTTCTGGAACTCCTCGTTTGCAAATTCCCATCTGTCCGAGTCAATCTTCCTGAACCGCTATCACAATTCAACAGCAAAACTGAAATCACTAACACAGCATACATAgtctaccaaaaaaataaaaaaatatctaTCCACACGAAACACCAAAAAATCAACCAAGTATTAGaatagagaaaaaaagaaaaattgacgGGAAGGGTAAGCGGACATATTCCTTTGCATGAGGAAAACTGAAATGCACCAAAGGATCTATCTCCTATGAAAAGTTAATTAAACAACCCCcccacacacacaaaaaaaaaaaaacccttttctTTCCCGtttaccaagaaaaaaaaatgaagaaagagtAGATTATAGAAATCCCAGAAAGTCATCGGAAAAATTAATCATCTATCTGTGCTTACATAGGTGTTGAGTTGACGAACAAAGCTGGAGAAATTGTTGTGCTTAAAATGTTTAGGGAGAAGATCCCTAGAGAACTTGTGAGGATCCCAAACAACAAAGCTGGTGTTGGTGGAACTCCAAGAAATGGTGGAGTCAGTTTCAAGGTCATCCACCATCTCAAAAGTCTTCTTCAAGAATGGCGGTGGACCAACTTCGTGCAGCCCTTGCAGCGGTTTTGGAACATCACTAAACTCTCCGCCACCACTAAAATTACTACTGACATTTCCAAAAGGGCCATCTTCATCAAGAAATACAACTGGTTCTTCTTTCACTGTCAAGATTTCTGCTTTTTCCACTTTTGGGGCGTCTTCTTCTTCCACCGGCATACTCCTCTTGAATCCCACGTTTAGTTGGTCCATCGGAAGAACAATTAAATCTTTGAAACTGGGTTTTACTAATAATGTTGAACGAGAATGGTTAGAGGAGATTGACAAGCAGATGAGAGATAAGACATGAAGGGGAAAGGGATCAAGAAACTCTGGGGCGCAAAGGGGCCTGCGACATATTGTGGCGGCACATACAGTGCTAGTATTGGATTAGAAGCCTAGAGCAGTACTTATCGTATGAAGCAAGGTATAGACTGGTATAGCTAGAGGAACGGCTGTAGTTATAGTGTGAAAGAGGGAAAGGGGTGTGGGGGTTGTTTGGAGAGGAACAGGGCGGCGTGGTGCGCTGTAACAAAATCGGCCAAATATGGATATGAGTTGACAGTGGTCGCACCAAATTTTGCCATTTGTAGCTTTGAAAAGCGCACACACATTACTCAGTCCCTCTATTTTCTAGAAACTTCATTCTGACCCCCCACCCTTGCCGTTCGCTCAGGGGTCACTTTTTCTTTGCTTTGcgctttcttttcttcccctcTTAAAAATTCTGTAGGGTGCCGTGAAACCGGGGATTTTCCCGACATTGATGATCTTGAATTAGGAATAATATACCTCCCTGAGGTTTCTCCTAATGTCAATTGACACTCTTAGGAATCTTTCTAATCAAATGTTTGATTTATACTATGATTTGTAGTGTGTAGTAAGCTTAACTAGAGTGATAGATTATGTACATAAGACAAATGTACTCATGATAAACATTACCCTTGTTTGGAATTTGCTTGTAAAATCCGCTCATGGAATTTCTTTAATTTGCTAGACTAATCCCAGTCCTTTGAATCAGGAAGATGATGGTGTTTCTTATTTTATGATTTTCGTGTTTATGTTTGGGATTTAAATGGGTATTCCAGCATCGAGTCCTTGTACAATGTACTCCACCTcctttcgatttttttttttctttttttacaaCCTCCTCCCGGTATTTAATTATCAACAACGAAGTACGTAGAGATTTATAGCTCTTTAGCTTTTTATGGATTTAAAAACCAAACTTTTACGCTTATAAAActtttttatttactatttggTCTATGTCAATTGACAGTGTTCATTATCAACCTTGAGATAACAATCCCAAAAACTGTCCAATTCATTTGTAATTGACAAAGCTTATTTCATATTTCAATCATGAGATACCAACAACACACTTTGCTAATAGGATTATGACAGTAATTAATTCACATAGATCTCTTAAACATTACACTGTCCCAATATGAAAGAATAATCAACAAAAAGGGAAATAATCTATAAACAACAATTTATGTTCATTTAttgatacattttttttaatgttattaACTTAATAGTCTGTCACCTCAATCACCTCCAAGTATTTTTTTCATGACCAATAACTCGAGATGATGAGCTTTTCAGTCATTTGACTCAATACGAACGAGTTTTTTGTTTTACGA is part of the Coffea eugenioides isolate CCC68of chromosome 6, Ceug_1.0, whole genome shotgun sequence genome and encodes:
- the LOC113775224 gene encoding heat shock factor protein HSF30-like isoform X1 encodes the protein MDQLNVGFKRSMPVEEEDAPKVEKAEILTVKEEPVVFLDEDGPFGNVSSNFSGGGEFSDVPKPLQGLHEVGPPPFLKKTFEMVDDLETDSTISWSSTNTSFVVWDPHKFSRDLLPKHFKHNNFSSFVRQLNTYRFRKIDSDRWEFANEEFQKGKKHLLKNIKRRKQHSQMLQHQGAGQPWLDSAKYISETELQKLRNDQNTLKLELLRLKQQQVNTENYLAAVKERLRTAESKQKYMAIFMVKAFKNPLFVQLFIEKMKQKRALGSGEVSKKRRLAGPQGNENLTEAMNAANNSLDATRKVVDGKNLQPQDELTTVDPEIQILFSPDHESSGPLQEQLVRASSNTSENFILWEKLMEDDMIYENEPETGKSQSEIVLELENLIAKPPSWGMNTKDLAGHASYPAGLMA
- the LOC113775224 gene encoding heat stress transcription factor A-7a-like isoform X2, with amino-acid sequence MDQLNVGFKRSMPVEEEDAPKVEKAEILTVKEEPVVFLDEDGPFGNVSSNFSGGGEFSDVPKPLQGLHEVGPPPFLKKTFEMVDDLETDSTISWSSTNTSFVVWDPHKFSRDLLPKHFKHNNFSSFVRQLNTYRFRKIDSDRWEFANEEFQKGKKHLLKNIKRRKQHSQMLQHQGAGQPWLDSAKYISETELQKLRNDQNTLKLELLRLKQQQVNTENYLAAVKERLRTAESKQKYMAIFMVKAFKNPLFVQLFIEKMKQKRALGSGEVSKKRRLAGPQGNENLTEAMNAANNSLDATRKVVDGKNLQPQDELTTVDPEIQILFSPDHESSGPLQEQLVRASSNTSENFILWEKLMEDDMIYENEPETGHASYPAGLMA